A window from Primulina huaijiensis isolate GDHJ02 chromosome 11, ASM1229523v2, whole genome shotgun sequence encodes these proteins:
- the LOC140987347 gene encoding vacuolar protein sorting-associated protein 20 homolog 2-like: protein MGNIFVKKPKITEVDRAILSLKTQRRKLALYQQQLDNVIEAEKQAAKDLLREKKKDRALLTLKKKKVQEELLKQVDAWLINVEQQLADVELASKQKAVFESLKAGNTAVKAIQSEINLDDVQKLMDDTAEAKAYQDEMNAILGEKLSAEDEEEIFAEFKNLETQIMLQDLPKVPSAAPSVEEQEEKLDLPDVPMKAPAIPGRVTDSSSESRSKALEEPLSA from the exons ATGGGAAACATATTTGTGAAGAAACCGAAGATTACAGAAGTGGATAGAGCCATTCTTTCTCTGAAAACTCAAAGGCGTAAGCTTGCTCTATACCAGCAACAG CTAGATAATGTGATTGAAGCTGAAAAACAAGCTGCAAAAGACTTGCTTCGGGAAAAGAAGAAAGATAGAGCATTGTTGACactaaagaaaaagaaagtccAAGAAGAGCTATTAAAGCAAGTGGATGCTTGGCTGATCAATGTTGAGCAGcaa TTGGCAGATGTTGAACTAGCCAGCAAGCAGAAAGCTGTGTTTGAGAGTCTGAAGGCCGGAAATACTGCAGTGAAAGCAATACAAAGTGAGATAAACCTGGATGATGTTCAAAAGCTGATGGATGATACTGCTGAGGCAAAAGCTTATCAAGAT GAAATGAATGCGATCTTGGGAGAGAAGCTGTCTGCCGAAGATGAAGAGGAAATTTTTGCAGAATTTAAAAATCTAGAAACAcag ATTATGCTTCAAGATCTTCCAAAAGTTCCTTCTGCAGCACCATCCGTTGAAGAACAAGAAGAGAAGCTCGATCTTCCTGATGTGCCAATGAAAGCACCAGCTATCCCCGGAAGAGTGACAGATTCTTCATCAGAATCCCGATCAAAAG CCTTGGAGGAACCATTGTCTGCTTGA
- the LOC140988676 gene encoding basic form of pathogenesis-related protein 1-like, translated as MGSPTKATLPPVSLFIILTMLLYSGKAQNTPQDYLKAHNTARAEVGVQPMTWDENVAAYAQDYANQHTGDCELVHSSGPYGENLAEGSGELTGTDAVSLWVGEKSNYDYSSNACTGGMCGHYTQVVWNDSARLGCARVQCENEGWFVSCNYDPPGNVIGQSPY; from the coding sequence ATGGGAAGTCCAACAAAAGCAACACTGCCACCAGTCAGTCTTTTCATTATCCTAACCATGTTGCTTTACTCCGGTAAAGCACAAAACACCCCACAAGACTACTTAAAAGCTCACAATACCGCCCGTGCTGAGGTCGGTGTTCAGCCTATGACATGGGACGAAAATGTTGCGGCTTATGCACAAGATTACGCGAATCAACACACTGGTGATTGCGAACTCGTGCACTCCTCGGGTCCATACGGGGAGAATCTTGCTGAGGGGAGCGGTGAGTTAACCGGCACAGATGCGGTGAGTTTGTGGGTCGGGGAGAAGTCCAACTACGACTACTCGTCCAACGCTTGCACCGGAGGTATGTGCGGACACTATACACAAGTGGTCTGGAACGACTCGGCTCGGCTCGGTTGTGCTCGGGTTCAATGTGAGAATGAGGGTTGGTTTGTTTCTTGCAACTATGATCCTCCAGGCAATGTCATCGGCCAATCTCCCTATTGA
- the LOC140988794 gene encoding amino acid permease 6-like: protein MTKDASFSTEVGDDFSKFDDDGRIKRTGTTLTCTAHIITAVIGSGVLSLAWTIAQLGWIAGPIALLAFSVITWFTSTLMADCYRSFDGKRNPTYRAAVQSYLGGFKILLCGIAQYGAIVGVSIGYSITTSISMVAVKRSNCFHKEGHKSGCHVANNVYIMTNGLIQIFLSQIPNFHKLSLLSIVAAVMSFAYSSIGLSLSMAKIAEGGHPKTSLTGIPIGDNMTSMGKMWNTFSALGNIAFAYAFPQVLVEIQDTIKSGGLENVVMKKASLIGISISTIFYMLCGILGYAAFGNNAPGNFLTGFGFYEPFWLIDIANLCIVIHLIGAYQVYSQPLFGFVETWARTKWGNSKFITKEFPIGDTFSLNLFRLVWRTTYVITTTVVAMLFPFFNDFVGLVGAITFWPLTVYLPIEMYISRAKIRRGSFAWVCMQFLSFICLIISLLAAAGSINGLFKSLATYKPFHSVS, encoded by the exons ATGACGAAGGACGCAAGTTTCAGCACTGAAGTGGGAGATGATTTTTCTAAGTTCGATGATGATGGTCGCATCAAAAGAAcag GAACAACGTTGACTTGCACCGCTCACATAATAACCGCTGTAATTGGATCGGGTGTATTATCTCTGGCCTGGACCATTGCCCAATTGGGCTGGATCGCCGGGCCCATTGCTCTGTTGGCCTTTTCTGTAATTACCTGGTTTACATCAACTTTAATGGCTGATTGCTATCGATCATTTGATGGCAAGAGAAATCCTACCTATCGGGCTGCTGTCCAGTCTTATTTAG GAGGATTCAAGATCTTGCTCTGTGGGATAGCTCAGTATGGCGCTATAGTGGGCGTATCCATCGGATATTCCATCACCACTTCTATCAGCATGGT GGCGGTGAAGAGGTCGAATTGCTTCCACAAAGAAGGGCATAAATCCGGTTGTCATGTAGCAAACAATGTCTACATTATGACAAATGGACTCATTCAAATATTTCTGAGCCAAATACCGAATTTTCACAAGCTCTCGCTGCTTTCGATTGTGGCTGCTGTCATGTCTTTCGCCTATTCCTCCATCGGCCTCTCTCTTTCCATGGCAAAAATCGCAG AGGGAGGGCATCCTAAGACTAGTCTAACAGGAATACCAATTGGAGATAATATGACAAGCATGGGGAAGATGTGGAACACCTTTTCTGCTCTTGGAAACATTGCATTTGCTTATGCTTTCCCTCAAGTTCTTGTCGAGATTCAG GATACCATAAAATCCGGAGGCCTGGAAAACGTTGTCATGAAAAAGGCGAGTCTAATTGGAATCTCAATCTCCACCATTTTCTACATGTTGTGTGGGATATTGGGATATGCTGCATTTGGCAACAATGCACCTGGAAATTTTCTGACTGGATTTGGCTTCTATGAACCTTTTTGGCTCATTGACATTGCTAACTTATGCATTGTCATTCACCTCATTGGAGCTTATCAG GTATACAGCCAACCACTATTTGGTTTTGTGGAGACCTGGGCCAGAACCAAGTGGGGAAATAGTAAGTTCATCACAAAAGAATTCCCAATCGGTGACACCTTCAGCTTAAACTTATTCAGGCTGGTTTGGAGAACCACGTACGTGATAACCACCACAGTTGTGGCCATGCTGTTTCCATTCTTCAATGACTTTGTGGGGCTTGTTGGAGCCATTACCTTTTGGCCTTTGACTGTTTATTTACCAATAGAGATGTACATCTCGAGAGCGAAAATAAGGCGAGGCTCTTTCGCTTGGGTTTGTATGCAGTTTCTCAGTTTTATTTGCTTGATTATATCGCTGCTTGCTGCAGCTGGATCCATCAATGGACTGTTCAAGTCCCTCGCGACCTACAAGCCGTTCCATTCGGTGTCGTAA
- the LOC140988866 gene encoding uncharacterized protein: protein MSAATVSVQPPPWAAKFQSQSHYFSTNSHLPITNFLPLQSCRPAATLLLLQKGRDPIRNNGFWGVNSRSGMVMGDYGGDFDDDDEDDDEDEEEDRSLDLLVRFVENVFKKVSRKARNAVKSVLPIPISTKLVGFAVNGTIILTFLWVLKAFLEVICTLGSVVFTSILLIRGIWTGISYFQESRSYRAEDDEPEAWTGTQPAI from the exons ATGTCGGCGGCCACCGTCTCTGTCCAACCTCCGCCTTGGGCCGCTAAATTTCAATCACAATCGCACTATTTCTCCACCAACTCCCATCTTCCTATCACGAACTTCCTGCCATTGCAGAGCTGCCGCCCCGCCGCTACTCTTCTTCTCCTCCAG AAAGGTCGGGATCCAATTCGCAATAATGGCTTTTGGGGAGTGAACTCGCGAAGCGGTATGGTGATGGGTGACTATGGAGGTGATTTTGACGATGATGAcgaggatgatgatgaagatgaagaGGAAGACAGGAGCTTGGATCTTCTGGTCAGGTTTGTGGAGAATGTGTTCAAAAAGGTGTCGAGGAAAGCACGCAATGCAGTTAAATCCGTTCTTCCTATTCCTATCTCCACCAAATTG GTGGGATTTGCTGTCAATGGAACTATAATTCTAACCTTTTTGTGGGTTCTGAAGGCATTCTTGGAG GTAATATGCACCCTTGGCAGTGTCGTCTTTACGAGTATTCTGTTGATTCGTGGAATATGGACTGGGATTTCCTACTTCCAAGAAAGCCGTAGTTATAGAGCAGAGGACGATGAACCTGAAGCTTGGACTGGCACCCAACCTGCCATTTGA